Proteins encoded by one window of Halorubrum ruber:
- a CDS encoding NifU family protein, producing the protein MSDESDESLADRVEQWMVGQMPIIQMHGGTSVVREADPETGEVVVELGGTCSGCGISNITADNIRRDLIMDFEEVDNVTVRTASSGDNGASTVEGGRGGELKHETESANHF; encoded by the coding sequence ATGAGCGACGAGAGCGACGAAAGCCTCGCGGACCGGGTAGAGCAGTGGATGGTCGGGCAGATGCCGATCATCCAGATGCACGGCGGCACGAGCGTCGTGCGCGAGGCGGACCCCGAGACCGGCGAGGTCGTCGTCGAGCTCGGCGGCACCTGCTCCGGCTGCGGCATCTCGAACATCACCGCCGACAACATCCGCCGCGACCTCATCATGGACTTCGAGGAGGTCGACAACGTCACCGTGCGGACCGCCTCCTCCGGCGACAACGGCGCCTCCACCGTCGAGGGCGGCCGCGGCGGCGAACTCAAACACGAGACCGAGTCCGCGAACCACTTCTGA
- a CDS encoding glycoside hydrolase family 97 catalytic domain-containing protein — translation MGALVAAAAYSRDVSADDAAPVANGEDDPVQRIESPDGSIAVTLDVSDGVPTYEVARNGTTYVGSSELGFDFRNQPAFGASAGSEDGPVAVTGTERESATEAWEPVWGAYDEVSAEYNALSVGLADADSEGGDGPGSDAVDGRTATLQIRVFDDGVGLRTVLGEGFASNSEKAVIDSENTGVDFADDYDAWWIANAVTNPRFEQEYAETPLSEIPGGSDPRRPNDTPMRDGAHTPLTVDAGDAYLSVHEANLDDYAAATLAPRSDDGGTTFATELTPLPDGSRASLDLPAATPWRTIQVVDRPGELIESQLVPLLSDPLDEAALPTAGGAPDTDWIEPRKYVGIWWTMIAGSANWEYRADESFDSPTDAAGYVHGARTERMKRYMRFASENGIDSVLVEGWNEGWDTYPGDGSGLEFGVDDSYPDFDVREVTDFGASLPEPVEMTAHNETAGNIPNYEDAVLDGDAFAGYDDVGINSIKNGYVADRGLGIEGDGTVATHNHHNQLAVNHHRRVIREAAANRQQLEIHEGIKPTGEIRTYPNVANREVVKAQEYDGFGQLGSNVGRDHHVTLPFTRNLAGPVSYQPGIFDITFNDERGDQIQTTRAKQLAMYPTYLSGLQMAADRIEGYIDETFAVGEALQAAAGELDGLVTDDSYRDAFGTNFVAVDPNRAPSGSSVSFTVEDVPSAGTYDLHLRYASDAEENTGRVIDAGTPRATLRVNDERRTIEPDFTDYWDDWQVFTTEVEFDAGDNEVAIELDYAQGDDGFSGDVGGFNLNTVAVTESGEPSPVPAEYEGYTPEKENFDAEPEFGFIESVPAAGWDETRVVGAAIGDYLAIARRHGDEWYVGVMTDDDGRAVDVPLDFLAPGNSGGKGNGNGNGRGNSGNGRNGPKYVAEIYSDAVGAGVDLDPTGVRIDEAVVDPSTTLLASLAPSGGTAVKLRPARGREINRLPEYERPEQTISVSIADEADLGESFITATGSNDAAFVGATTVEVVLDGEVVSRDTVRLPPNATDETVELGFSTARIGTFDVVVREADGGTELGSETVTVAPGDLVGQLSDPAGDDDGPGEYVYPTDGAFQDGAFDLRSFRVLETDEEYRFAFGVENLYRGFGGTFSPQYFVVYLRDPDGDGGRTTELGDLSVTAEFDDPWQYRVSSDGFGGGTVVDDEGTGLGSVTRFADLESNVAVVSIPKTALGGTDIADWEVLPVVGSANFGAFRDVQVEAGGFVFGGAKEGAAGNAPRVIDMITPEGTSQAEALAYDADTLATLPFTSL, via the coding sequence GTGGGGGCGCTGGTGGCGGCGGCCGCCTACTCGCGGGACGTGTCGGCCGACGACGCCGCACCAGTGGCGAACGGCGAGGACGACCCGGTCCAGCGGATCGAGTCGCCGGACGGATCGATCGCGGTCACCCTCGACGTCTCGGACGGCGTCCCGACCTACGAGGTCGCCCGGAACGGGACGACGTACGTCGGCTCGTCGGAGCTCGGGTTCGACTTCCGGAACCAGCCGGCGTTCGGCGCGAGCGCCGGGAGCGAGGACGGCCCGGTGGCCGTCACCGGGACCGAGCGCGAGTCGGCGACCGAGGCGTGGGAACCGGTGTGGGGCGCCTACGACGAGGTCTCGGCCGAGTACAACGCCCTCAGCGTCGGGCTCGCGGACGCCGACTCGGAGGGCGGCGACGGCCCCGGCAGCGACGCGGTGGACGGTCGGACCGCGACCCTCCAGATCCGCGTGTTCGACGACGGGGTCGGGCTCCGGACGGTGCTGGGCGAGGGGTTCGCGAGCAACTCGGAGAAGGCGGTGATCGACTCGGAGAACACCGGCGTCGACTTCGCGGACGACTACGACGCCTGGTGGATCGCGAACGCGGTGACGAACCCGCGGTTCGAACAGGAGTACGCCGAGACGCCCCTGTCGGAGATTCCCGGCGGGAGCGATCCGCGGCGGCCGAACGACACGCCGATGCGCGACGGGGCGCACACGCCGCTCACCGTCGACGCGGGCGACGCGTACCTCAGCGTCCACGAGGCGAACCTCGACGACTACGCGGCCGCGACGCTCGCGCCCCGCAGCGACGACGGCGGGACGACGTTCGCAACGGAACTCACGCCGCTGCCCGACGGGTCGCGGGCCTCGCTCGACCTCCCGGCGGCGACGCCGTGGCGGACGATTCAGGTCGTCGACCGGCCGGGCGAGCTGATCGAGTCGCAGCTGGTCCCGCTGCTCTCCGACCCGCTCGACGAGGCGGCGCTCCCGACCGCCGGCGGCGCGCCCGACACTGACTGGATCGAGCCCCGGAAGTACGTCGGCATCTGGTGGACGATGATCGCGGGGTCGGCGAACTGGGAGTACCGGGCCGACGAGTCGTTCGACAGTCCGACGGACGCGGCCGGCTACGTCCACGGCGCCCGGACCGAGCGGATGAAGCGGTATATGCGGTTCGCGAGCGAGAACGGCATCGACAGCGTGCTCGTCGAGGGGTGGAACGAGGGGTGGGACACGTATCCCGGGGACGGCTCCGGGCTGGAGTTCGGCGTCGATGACTCCTACCCCGACTTCGACGTGCGGGAAGTGACCGACTTCGGCGCCTCGCTGCCGGAGCCCGTCGAGATGACGGCCCACAACGAGACCGCCGGCAACATCCCGAACTACGAGGACGCGGTCCTCGACGGCGACGCCTTCGCGGGCTACGACGACGTCGGCATCAACTCGATCAAGAACGGCTACGTCGCCGACAGAGGGCTCGGCATCGAGGGCGACGGCACCGTGGCGACCCACAATCACCACAACCAGCTCGCGGTGAACCACCACCGGCGCGTGATCCGCGAGGCGGCCGCGAACCGCCAGCAGCTGGAGATCCACGAGGGGATCAAGCCGACCGGCGAGATCCGAACTTACCCGAACGTAGCGAACCGGGAGGTCGTGAAGGCGCAGGAGTACGACGGGTTCGGGCAGCTCGGATCGAACGTCGGCCGCGACCACCACGTCACGCTGCCGTTCACCCGGAACCTCGCCGGCCCGGTGAGCTACCAGCCAGGGATCTTCGACATCACGTTCAACGACGAGCGCGGCGACCAGATCCAGACGACCCGCGCCAAGCAGCTCGCGATGTACCCGACGTACCTCAGCGGCCTCCAGATGGCGGCCGACCGGATCGAGGGGTACATCGACGAGACGTTCGCGGTCGGCGAGGCGCTCCAGGCCGCTGCCGGCGAGCTCGACGGGCTCGTCACTGACGACTCCTACCGGGACGCGTTCGGCACCAACTTCGTCGCCGTCGACCCCAACCGCGCGCCCAGCGGCTCGTCGGTGTCGTTCACGGTTGAGGACGTGCCGAGCGCCGGGACGTACGACCTCCACCTGCGCTACGCGAGCGACGCGGAGGAGAACACGGGCCGCGTGATCGACGCCGGCACCCCGCGGGCGACGCTCCGCGTCAACGACGAGCGCCGAACCATCGAGCCTGACTTCACCGACTACTGGGACGACTGGCAGGTGTTCACGACCGAGGTCGAGTTCGACGCGGGCGACAACGAGGTCGCGATCGAGCTCGACTACGCGCAGGGCGACGACGGATTCAGCGGCGACGTCGGCGGCTTCAATCTCAACACCGTCGCCGTCACCGAGTCGGGCGAGCCGTCGCCGGTCCCGGCCGAGTACGAGGGGTACACGCCGGAAAAGGAGAACTTCGACGCCGAGCCGGAGTTCGGCTTCATCGAGTCGGTCCCGGCCGCCGGCTGGGACGAGACGCGCGTCGTCGGCGCCGCGATCGGCGACTACCTCGCGATCGCCCGCCGGCACGGCGACGAGTGGTACGTCGGCGTCATGACCGACGACGACGGCCGCGCGGTCGACGTGCCGCTCGACTTCCTCGCGCCCGGTAATTCGGGCGGGAAGGGGAACGGCAACGGAAACGGCAGAGGCAACTCCGGAAACGGCCGAAACGGCCCGAAGTACGTCGCGGAGATCTACTCGGACGCGGTCGGGGCCGGCGTCGACCTCGACCCGACCGGCGTCCGCATCGACGAGGCGGTGGTCGACCCGTCGACCACGCTGCTCGCGTCGCTCGCGCCGAGCGGCGGGACGGCAGTGAAACTGCGTCCGGCGCGGGGCCGCGAGATCAACCGTCTCCCCGAGTACGAGCGCCCGGAGCAGACGATCTCGGTGTCGATTGCCGACGAGGCCGACCTCGGCGAGTCGTTCATCACCGCGACCGGCTCGAACGACGCCGCCTTCGTCGGCGCGACGACGGTCGAGGTCGTCTTGGACGGCGAGGTCGTCTCGCGCGACACCGTCCGACTCCCGCCGAACGCGACGGACGAGACGGTGGAACTCGGCTTCAGCACTGCGCGGATCGGTACCTTCGACGTCGTCGTCCGCGAGGCCGACGGCGGGACCGAACTCGGCTCCGAAACCGTCACGGTCGCGCCCGGTGACCTCGTGGGGCAGCTGAGCGATCCCGCGGGCGACGACGACGGACCCGGCGAGTACGTCTATCCCACGGACGGCGCGTTTCAGGACGGCGCGTTCGACCTGCGCTCGTTCCGCGTGTTGGAGACCGACGAGGAGTACCGGTTCGCCTTCGGCGTCGAGAACCTGTACAGAGGGTTCGGCGGGACGTTCTCGCCCCAGTACTTCGTCGTCTACCTGCGCGATCCCGACGGCGACGGCGGGCGGACGACCGAGCTCGGTGACCTGAGCGTCACCGCCGAGTTCGACGACCCGTGGCAGTACCGGGTTAGCTCCGACGGCTTCGGCGGCGGGACCGTCGTCGACGACGAGGGCACCGGGCTCGGCTCGGTGACCCGGTTCGCCGACCTCGAATCGAACGTCGCCGTCGTCTCGATTCCGAAGACGGCGCTCGGCGGGACAGACATCGCCGACTGGGAGGTCCTCCCGGTCGTTGGCTCGGCGAACTTCGGCGCGTTCCGCGACGTACAGGTCGAGGCCGGCGGGTTCGTCTTCGGTGGTGCCAAAGAGGGCGCGGCCGGCAACGCGCCTCGGGTGATCGACATGATCACGCCGGAGGGAACCTCGCAGGCCGAGGCGCTCGCCTACGACGCCGACACGCTCGCAACGCTGCCGTTCACGTCGCTGTAG
- a CDS encoding RNA-binding protein: MEVKSRHHLRSDEITAIQEAVADHLGVDIDGDTFEFVEFVDAGYELVLVDGDPAVFYVDDDEPFLTVRGANDYEPETGVVTVDAGAISFVSDGADVMRPGIVEADEAIREGDLVVVAEETHGKVLAVGRAMVDGDEMVGDSGKVVESIHHVGDDLYEFSV; encoded by the coding sequence ATGGAAGTGAAATCCCGGCACCACCTCCGGAGCGACGAGATCACGGCGATCCAAGAGGCGGTCGCCGACCACCTCGGGGTCGACATCGACGGGGACACCTTCGAGTTCGTCGAGTTCGTCGACGCCGGCTACGAGCTCGTCTTAGTCGACGGCGACCCCGCCGTCTTCTACGTCGACGACGACGAGCCGTTCCTCACGGTTCGGGGCGCGAACGACTACGAGCCGGAGACGGGGGTCGTCACGGTCGACGCCGGCGCGATCTCCTTCGTCTCCGACGGCGCCGACGTGATGCGCCCGGGGATCGTCGAGGCCGACGAAGCGATCCGCGAGGGCGACCTCGTCGTCGTCGCCGAGGAGACCCACGGGAAGGTGCTGGCGGTGGGCCGGGCGATGGTCGACGGCGACGAGATGGTCGGCGACAGCGGGAAGGTGGTCGAGTCGATCCACCACGTCGGCGACGACCTCTACGAGTTCTCGGTCTGA
- a CDS encoding glutamate-cysteine ligase family protein: MSDAAEADGSGRGSTGGTGPTRRSVEVEYWVIDDDGRLTDPRGLVDASPGVEREFVSPLLEIKTTPCESTAELREELFDRVGRVLRRADELDKGLVPLATPIHDGEIADRESERTRIQDRVVGDRFEYVRHCAGTHVHIEQRPGHAVDQLNTLTALDPALALVSSSPYFEREPLAASARSVLYRRLAYEHLPKQGKLWPYLEDTEEWARRLERRYEAFVTEAIASGCDRETVEGCFIPEGAVWVPVKLRAAFSTVEWRSPDTALPSQVVRLADDLVEAVDRGVRTEVRIEGDTGRVTDDAVVLPSFDAVEEHVEAAVRDGLDSEAVRSYLGRMGFDVDAYDPLSAELRGAGALSAAEARETRIDYADRLKRDIGRRQAVSGD, from the coding sequence GTGAGCGACGCGGCCGAGGCGGACGGGTCGGGGCGCGGATCGACGGGCGGGACCGGCCCGACGCGACGCAGCGTCGAGGTCGAGTACTGGGTGATCGACGACGACGGGCGGCTCACCGATCCCCGCGGGCTCGTCGACGCGTCTCCCGGGGTCGAGCGCGAGTTCGTCAGCCCGCTCCTCGAGATCAAGACGACGCCGTGCGAGTCGACGGCGGAGCTCCGCGAGGAGCTGTTCGACCGCGTCGGCCGGGTCCTGCGACGGGCCGACGAGCTCGACAAGGGGCTCGTCCCGCTGGCGACGCCGATCCACGACGGCGAGATCGCCGACCGAGAGAGCGAGCGGACGCGGATCCAAGACCGCGTGGTCGGAGACCGCTTCGAGTACGTCCGACACTGCGCCGGCACGCACGTTCACATCGAACAGCGGCCGGGGCATGCGGTCGACCAGCTGAACACCCTCACCGCGCTCGACCCGGCGTTGGCGCTCGTCAGCTCCTCGCCGTACTTCGAACGGGAGCCGCTCGCCGCCAGCGCCCGATCGGTGCTGTACAGGCGGCTCGCGTACGAGCACCTCCCGAAGCAGGGGAAACTGTGGCCGTATCTCGAAGATACCGAGGAGTGGGCGAGGCGGCTCGAACGGCGGTACGAGGCCTTCGTCACCGAAGCGATCGCGTCCGGCTGCGACCGGGAGACGGTCGAGGGCTGTTTCATCCCGGAGGGCGCGGTGTGGGTCCCCGTCAAGCTCCGGGCGGCGTTCTCGACGGTCGAGTGGCGGTCGCCGGACACCGCGCTCCCGAGCCAGGTCGTTCGGCTGGCGGACGACCTCGTCGAGGCCGTCGACCGCGGCGTGAGAACGGAGGTACGGATCGAGGGCGACACGGGGCGTGTGACGGACGACGCGGTCGTGCTTCCGTCGTTCGACGCGGTCGAAGAGCACGTCGAGGCCGCCGTCCGCGACGGGCTCGACTCGGAGGCGGTGCGGTCGTACCTCGGTCGGATGGGGTTCGACGTGGACGCGTACGACCCGCTCTCGGCGGAGCTACGAGGGGCCGGGGCGCTCTCGGCGGCGGAAGCGAGGGAGACGCGGATCGACTACGCGGACCGGTTAAAACGCGACATCGGTCGTCGACAAGCGGTGAGCGGGGACTGA
- a CDS encoding 2Fe-2S iron-sulfur cluster-binding protein, protein MLNPLAIVFAAIVNPPAIVLAAIATLLMVLVTSVRGTGWEPTTDISDEVLEHRASAVPETEFPEPGNRAVGGGGGGGAIPAGGAEGEEGELEEGGTGSSGPGDIPEDEVEYFEVEFVKQGETVELSNDQPILEQGEDEGWDLPYACRQGQCVSCAGQITDGPSEDFVEHDNQQMLEEAEIDDGYTLTCVAYPRDSFSIETGEAP, encoded by the coding sequence ATGCTCAACCCACTGGCGATCGTGTTCGCGGCGATCGTGAACCCGCCCGCGATCGTGCTCGCGGCGATCGCGACGCTGCTCATGGTCCTCGTCACCTCGGTGCGAGGGACGGGGTGGGAACCCACGACCGACATCTCGGACGAAGTCCTCGAACACCGCGCGTCCGCGGTCCCCGAGACGGAGTTCCCGGAGCCGGGCAACCGCGCGGTCGGCGGCGGTGGCGGCGGCGGCGCCATCCCGGCCGGCGGCGCCGAGGGCGAGGAGGGCGAGCTCGAGGAGGGCGGCACCGGAAGCTCTGGCCCCGGTGACATCCCCGAAGACGAGGTGGAGTACTTCGAGGTCGAGTTCGTCAAGCAGGGCGAGACGGTCGAGCTCTCCAACGACCAGCCCATCCTCGAACAGGGCGAAGACGAGGGGTGGGACCTCCCGTACGCCTGTCGGCAGGGCCAGTGTGTCTCCTGTGCCGGCCAAATCACGGACGGCCCCTCGGAGGACTTCGTCGAGCACGACAACCAGCAGATGCTCGAGGAGGCCGAGATCGACGACGGCTACACGCTCACCTGCGTCGCCTACCCCCGCGACTCCTTCAGCATCGAGACGGGCGAGGCGCCGTAG
- a CDS encoding endonuclease/exonuclease/phosphatase family protein — protein sequence MTGIRVLSYNVRYANRGDHHDAWHDRRDAVARLVRFHRPDVAAFQEPLPEQREDLRERLPAYEFVGRGREAGGEGEGCPIAVRSERWEIVDSDTFWLSETPGEPSTGWDASHPRIATWARVRARDGDARLLVVNTHFDHVSAHARRKSARLLRERVPEIAAANGISGDSDETLPVVLVGDLNCTPGSEPHRVLAGDDPKRDEKDSATPADDARSLRDAAAAADLRHGPETSLTDFARLIDGRRIDHALVSPDMAVDAFATLADRDDRGRYPSDHLPILARLSM from the coding sequence ATGACCGGGATCCGGGTGCTCAGCTACAACGTCCGCTACGCCAACCGCGGCGACCACCACGACGCCTGGCACGACCGCCGCGACGCCGTCGCGCGACTCGTCCGGTTCCACCGCCCCGACGTCGCCGCGTTCCAGGAGCCGCTCCCCGAGCAGCGCGAGGACCTCCGCGAGCGGCTCCCGGCGTACGAGTTCGTCGGGCGCGGCCGCGAGGCCGGCGGCGAGGGCGAGGGGTGCCCGATCGCGGTCCGGAGCGAGCGCTGGGAGATCGTCGACAGCGACACGTTCTGGCTCTCGGAGACCCCGGGAGAGCCCTCGACCGGCTGGGACGCCTCGCACCCGCGGATCGCGACGTGGGCCCGAGTGCGCGCCCGCGACGGCGACGCGAGACTCCTCGTCGTCAACACGCACTTCGACCACGTCAGCGCGCACGCGCGACGCAAGTCCGCCCGCCTGCTCCGCGAGCGGGTGCCGGAGATAGCGGCGGCGAACGGGATCAGCGGCGACTCCGACGAGACGCTCCCGGTCGTCCTCGTCGGCGACCTCAACTGCACGCCGGGGTCGGAGCCGCACCGGGTCCTCGCCGGCGACGACCCGAAACGAGACGAGAAAGACTCCGCGACGCCGGCCGACGACGCCCGCTCGCTCCGCGACGCCGCTGCCGCCGCCGACCTCCGGCACGGCCCGGAGACGAGCCTCACCGACTTCGCTCGCCTCATCGACGGCCGCCGGATCGACCACGCGCTCGTCTCGCCCGATATGGCGGTCGACGCGTTTGCGACACTCGCGGACCGGGACGACCGCGGCCGGTACCCGTCCGACCATCTGCCGATCCTCGCGCGGCTGTCGATGTAG
- a CDS encoding DUF402 domain-containing protein, which produces MARARVRGIYATALTARLLDDGHEVVDASPPIRRRFDAAFGTDPPEVRIETSGDRQGVGAHGDPDALDALRGLLTDAGRDALAWPDPTPPGAVLDGEVTETLGGGAVVDLRVGDDTAEGYLPYGSVDARVETGDPVRVQVRESAAPWTDRRPELAGHLRVGGDLVALEPGSGTRVDVRDDEAARELSGMLDLLDLDPPDGWRAVWQPPAVDADTEALTAGLDAAVDAAEELRAAIAPKGGTESELGVLDDPSRLRDAPVAAPNAGVWVWFGRESRFGLDDARRTATATIPGHHRVKAGSADASAGVDLAEALCEPAPDAEFPFAVVTDAFGPSEGDALRIDHGKPDGRLITLGEGTVTGIDSDGTVAVEREMTGGGTYDGLGVDRVAGDIAETSLKEGRWWYPTTYRGRDGTVRGTYVNVCTPVEVFPDAARYVDLHVDVVKRPDGGVERVDDDELDAAVAAGTVPEPLAEKARSVASALKNAL; this is translated from the coding sequence ATGGCCCGAGCCCGCGTTCGCGGCATCTACGCGACGGCGCTCACCGCGCGCCTGCTCGACGACGGCCACGAGGTCGTCGACGCCTCGCCGCCGATCCGGCGGCGCTTCGACGCCGCGTTCGGAACCGACCCGCCGGAGGTCCGGATCGAGACGAGCGGCGACCGGCAGGGCGTCGGCGCGCACGGCGACCCCGACGCGCTCGACGCGCTCCGCGGACTCCTGACCGACGCGGGCCGCGACGCGCTCGCGTGGCCCGACCCGACACCGCCCGGCGCGGTCCTCGACGGGGAGGTGACGGAGACGCTCGGCGGCGGCGCCGTCGTCGATCTCCGCGTCGGCGACGATACCGCCGAGGGGTACCTCCCGTACGGGAGCGTCGACGCCCGGGTGGAGACGGGGGACCCGGTCCGGGTTCAGGTGCGCGAGTCGGCGGCGCCGTGGACGGACCGGCGTCCGGAACTCGCGGGGCATCTCCGCGTCGGCGGCGACCTCGTCGCGCTTGAGCCGGGCTCCGGGACGCGGGTCGATGTCCGGGACGACGAGGCCGCCCGCGAGCTGTCGGGGATGCTCGACCTGCTCGACCTCGACCCGCCGGACGGGTGGCGCGCGGTGTGGCAGCCGCCGGCCGTGGACGCCGACACGGAGGCGCTGACCGCGGGGCTAGACGCCGCGGTCGACGCCGCCGAGGAGCTGCGCGCGGCGATCGCTCCGAAGGGCGGGACGGAATCGGAGCTCGGCGTCCTCGACGACCCGAGCCGGCTCCGCGACGCGCCGGTCGCCGCGCCGAACGCCGGCGTCTGGGTCTGGTTCGGCCGCGAGAGCCGGTTCGGGCTCGATGACGCGCGCCGGACCGCGACCGCGACGATACCGGGTCACCACCGCGTGAAGGCGGGCTCGGCGGACGCCTCGGCCGGCGTCGACCTCGCGGAGGCGCTCTGCGAGCCCGCCCCCGACGCCGAGTTCCCGTTCGCGGTCGTGACCGACGCGTTCGGCCCGAGCGAGGGCGACGCGCTCCGGATCGACCACGGGAAGCCGGACGGGCGGCTGATCACCCTCGGCGAGGGGACCGTGACGGGAATCGACTCCGACGGGACCGTGGCCGTCGAGCGCGAGATGACCGGCGGCGGGACCTACGACGGGCTGGGCGTCGACCGCGTGGCGGGCGACATCGCCGAGACGAGCCTGAAGGAGGGCCGGTGGTGGTACCCGACGACGTACCGCGGCCGCGACGGGACCGTCCGCGGGACGTACGTCAACGTCTGTACGCCCGTGGAGGTGTTCCCCGACGCCGCCCGGTACGTCGACCTCCACGTCGACGTGGTGAAGCGGCCGGACGGAGGGGTCGAACGCGTCGACGACGACGAGCTCGACGCGGCGGTCGCGGCCGGAACGGTCCCCGAACCGCTGGCGGAGAAGGCGCGGAGCGTCGCGTCGGCGCTGAAAAACGCGCTGTGA